A portion of the Candidatus Binataceae bacterium genome contains these proteins:
- a CDS encoding recombinase family protein — MKLAAIYARVSSDQQREEHTIASQTAALIEFAKNHELEVPKEWIFEDEGYSGATLERPGLERVRDLAAEGQIQVVLAYAPDRLSRKYAYQILLIEELARHGVEMRFVKAPQSVTAEDQLLVQFQGMIAEYERAQILERSRRGKRYRARSGEVSVLSGAPYGYQYIRKSDELLASYRVIDAEARVVQRVYEMYTVDGLSIGEITRRLNAEGIPTRKRSARWERSVVWAMLRNSAYRGAAFFGKTRIAGRMRVTRALRRRGAIVSSNSNGHERPREEWIEIPVPALVSDDSFARAQELLQENKLRSRRRTITPSIVQGLVSCQKCGYAFSRTSTYTSARKLHYYKCIGSDGWRKLGGPVCDNARFVRQDLLDQIVWAEVIRLLEDPTLIQQELDRRLAAARSSDPTKQREQSLRKEATRVGNRLERLLTAYQEELLSLEQLRERMPPLRQREQTLRAELQAIADQASDRASFLRLAETLAAFLGRLRSTADTLDVMERQRIVRLVVKEILIGDDSIVIRHSIPIASTPPASGGPPAPSRPDAGQSYLLRSGSNFAHPFQHLLA, encoded by the coding sequence ATGAAGTTGGCGGCGATCTACGCTCGAGTGTCCTCGGATCAGCAGCGCGAGGAACACACGATTGCGAGCCAGACGGCAGCGCTGATCGAGTTCGCGAAGAACCACGAACTGGAGGTTCCAAAGGAGTGGATCTTCGAAGACGAAGGCTATAGCGGCGCGACGCTGGAGCGGCCGGGCTTGGAACGCGTACGAGACCTCGCGGCCGAAGGGCAGATCCAGGTCGTCTTGGCCTACGCGCCCGATCGGTTAAGTCGCAAATACGCTTATCAGATCCTGCTGATTGAGGAGTTAGCTCGACACGGGGTGGAGATGCGCTTCGTGAAAGCTCCCCAAAGCGTCACCGCAGAAGATCAGCTGCTCGTACAGTTCCAGGGCATGATCGCCGAGTACGAACGAGCGCAGATCCTAGAACGCTCTCGGCGCGGCAAACGATATCGCGCTCGATCCGGTGAAGTCAGCGTGCTGAGCGGTGCGCCGTACGGGTACCAGTATATTCGCAAGAGCGACGAGCTCCTGGCCTCATATAGAGTGATCGACGCGGAGGCCCGGGTGGTTCAACGAGTTTATGAGATGTACACGGTCGACGGGCTCAGCATAGGAGAGATCACGCGCCGGCTTAATGCCGAAGGCATCCCCACCCGCAAGCGGAGCGCCCGTTGGGAGCGCTCGGTGGTGTGGGCCATGTTGCGCAATTCGGCTTATCGCGGTGCTGCCTTCTTCGGCAAGACGCGCATCGCTGGCCGGATGCGTGTCACCCGAGCACTGCGGCGGCGCGGTGCGATCGTGTCCAGCAACAGTAACGGCCACGAGCGTCCGCGCGAGGAGTGGATCGAGATCCCGGTGCCCGCGCTAGTCAGTGATGACAGCTTCGCGCGAGCCCAGGAACTGCTCCAGGAGAACAAACTACGCTCGCGACGCCGCACCATCACGCCGAGCATCGTGCAGGGCTTGGTCAGCTGTCAGAAGTGCGGTTATGCTTTTTCCCGCACCTCGACTTACACCAGCGCGCGCAAGCTCCACTACTACAAATGTATTGGCTCGGACGGCTGGCGAAAACTGGGCGGTCCGGTGTGCGACAATGCCCGCTTCGTGCGCCAGGACCTGCTCGATCAAATCGTGTGGGCAGAAGTCATCCGATTGCTTGAGGACCCGACCTTGATCCAGCAGGAACTCGATCGCCGCCTGGCCGCGGCGCGTTCCTCCGATCCGACCAAACAGCGCGAACAAAGCTTGCGCAAGGAAGCGACGCGTGTCGGCAACCGCCTGGAGAGGCTGCTCACCGCCTACCAGGAAGAACTCTTGTCGCTCGAGCAGTTGCGGGAGCGAATGCCCCCGCTGCGCCAACGCGAACAAACTTTACGCGCCGAGCTGCAAGCGATCGCTGATCAAGCTAGCGATCGCGCCTCCTTCTTGCGCCTGGCAGAGACCCTCGCGGCGTTCCTGGGTCGACTGCGCAGCACCGCCGATACGCTTGACGTCATGGAGCGCCAGCGGATCGTGCGGCTGGTCGTCAAGGAGATCCTTATAGGCGACGACAGTATCGTTATCCGACACAGCATTCCGATAGCCTCGACGCCCCC